The Leptospira johnsonii genome window below encodes:
- a CDS encoding LIC11073 family putative lipoprotein: MGCKFRIQQTQKAGNLKTPAVQTVLLSFFLFFASCGTNTEVTQSPFVFLTPVGVPQIFSITAKYDNIDTHKPEYDLRYYITNLEPQFVGYNLYITFAIPSAGETLNNANLYLENGVQPSFPQLAIQASTSNVVTQTIENLQPFSPVQMFQKCEVYTFTLRALLNTGITSNMSTPVTRCSSIYPDHCGTNTSCNPTACTTASCSTSTQALCPVGTACNPCTKGNAATGCACPAGESPPGCNL, encoded by the coding sequence ACCCCTGCCGTTCAGACGGTTTTACTCTCGTTTTTTCTGTTTTTCGCCTCTTGCGGAACGAATACCGAGGTGACCCAGTCCCCTTTTGTATTCTTAACTCCAGTGGGAGTTCCCCAAATTTTTTCCATAACCGCTAAATACGATAATATAGATACTCATAAGCCAGAGTATGATCTGAGATATTATATCACTAACCTGGAACCTCAATTCGTAGGTTATAATCTTTATATCACTTTCGCCATCCCTTCCGCGGGAGAAACTCTCAATAATGCCAATCTATATCTAGAAAACGGGGTCCAACCTTCTTTTCCTCAGTTAGCGATCCAAGCTTCCACTTCCAATGTGGTGACCCAGACGATCGAAAACTTGCAGCCATTCTCCCCAGTGCAGATGTTCCAAAAATGTGAGGTCTATACTTTCACATTAAGAGCATTATTGAATACAGGCATCACTTCTAATATGTCCACTCCGGTCACAAGATGTAGTTCCATCTATCCGGACCATTGTGGAACGAATACAAGTTGTAATCCTACTGCATGCACTACGGCAAGCTGCTCAACTTCCACCCAAGCTCTTTGTCCTGTCGGAACCGCTTGTAATCCCTGCACCAAGGGAAATGCGGCTACCGGTTGCGCCTGCCCTGCGGGAGAATCTCCGCCGGGTTGCAATCTATGA
- the rsmI gene encoding 16S rRNA (cytidine(1402)-2'-O)-methyltransferase yields MTETPNSKFTIRPGAAYVVATPIGNLEDITFRAVQVLKQVDIIYCENSSHSRRLLQTYEISTQTRTLYKDQGAEPYKGIIEDLKSGKTLALVSDAGTPGVSDPGSQLVRILREENIPIVPIPGASALTSMLSVSGWQVQPSLFLGFLSEKKGKKRNQLKEWENFEGVLTIFESVHRIRDTLSAIREIFPNSPILLGRELTKIHEEILKIEPVQPLESLKFPEKGEFVVLIYTNPKKMLNGRVGDADTLE; encoded by the coding sequence ATGACCGAAACTCCCAACTCTAAATTTACTATCCGACCTGGAGCCGCTTACGTAGTTGCTACCCCCATAGGAAATTTAGAAGATATCACCTTCCGAGCGGTTCAGGTCCTCAAACAAGTGGATATCATCTATTGCGAAAATTCTTCTCATAGCAGAAGACTTCTTCAGACATACGAAATTTCTACCCAGACTCGTACATTATATAAGGACCAAGGCGCGGAACCTTATAAAGGTATTATAGAAGATCTAAAATCAGGAAAAACCTTAGCCTTAGTTTCGGATGCAGGAACTCCTGGTGTCTCAGACCCGGGCTCTCAACTGGTTCGCATATTACGAGAGGAGAATATTCCAATCGTTCCGATCCCGGGGGCAAGCGCTCTCACCTCTATGCTTTCCGTTTCCGGTTGGCAGGTGCAGCCTTCTCTCTTTCTTGGTTTTCTGTCCGAGAAAAAGGGTAAAAAAAGAAACCAACTAAAAGAATGGGAAAACTTCGAAGGAGTACTCACCATCTTCGAATCGGTTCATAGGATCAGGGATACTCTGTCTGCTATCCGGGAAATTTTTCCAAATTCTCCGATCCTTTTAGGAAGAGAATTGACTAAAATCCATGAGGAAATCCTGAAAATAGAACCTGTTCAGCCCCTGGAATCCCTGAAATTCCCGGAAAAGGGAGAATTTGTGGTGCTAATCTATACAAATCCTAAAAAAATGCTTAACGGACGTGTCGGAGATGCCGATACTTTAGAGTGA
- a CDS encoding flagellar biosynthesis anti-sigma factor FlgM encodes MTIDKIGGIGGGSYEPRKSAPVRKTESKESFDNISISDTAKQKASEARIQAEVQTIAQKIVASPVDSERSTKLKEVKEKLKNGDYDNLSPEILNAVADRIAESFLGR; translated from the coding sequence ATGACTATCGATAAAATAGGCGGCATTGGTGGAGGATCTTACGAGCCACGTAAGTCGGCCCCTGTACGCAAAACTGAATCTAAAGAATCATTCGACAATATTTCTATTTCCGACACTGCAAAACAAAAGGCTTCGGAAGCTCGTATCCAAGCGGAAGTTCAAACGATCGCACAAAAGATCGTGGCAAGCCCGGTGGATTCTGAACGTTCCACCAAGCTGAAAGAAGTTAAGGAAAAACTAAAGAATGGAGATTACGATAATCTCAGCCCTGAGATCTTGAACGCAGTAGCTGATCGTATCGCAGAATCTTTTTTAGGCCGTTAA
- a CDS encoding iron-containing alcohol dehydrogenase, giving the protein MPILPDWINFSFPTKIHFEVDCGFKMGNFIKNIGNRAVILSTQSELENMDEFSIIKTSLEKHIDGVILYDNIEKEPTLKELDTAAYFARISNANCIIGYGSYESLNMAKLVALLASNDAFAEDVFILKKNIRLKKPIPLILIPTHPVMGLECSPTATVYMDDDRTVRYYSNEFLFPEMVIADAKISSFMTSADVAKVGVGILAAAVDSILSKYSNEITNSSSLRAIEIIYKNLVPAIRDPKNLQYKNAIFGASLLVGMSHSSSSLGLCYALSLAASNLTNLDVFQAMSILLPHVMEYNLTSSAGKYVMIAKALDEDITNISVIEAAIKAVEGIRKIYIELKIPQRLSEYEVRKIDLPGIASLASSFPFLDSLPRELPKNEIETILVAAF; this is encoded by the coding sequence ATGCCGATACTCCCCGACTGGATCAATTTTAGTTTTCCCACCAAAATCCATTTTGAAGTCGATTGCGGCTTTAAAATGGGAAACTTCATTAAGAATATAGGCAACCGCGCGGTCATTCTTTCCACTCAAAGTGAGTTGGAGAATATGGACGAGTTCTCCATCATCAAAACCTCTCTTGAGAAACATATAGACGGTGTCATTCTGTACGACAATATAGAGAAAGAACCTACATTAAAAGAACTAGATACTGCCGCCTACTTCGCTAGGATCTCCAACGCAAACTGTATCATCGGCTACGGTTCTTACGAAAGTTTAAATATGGCAAAGTTAGTCGCACTTCTTGCGAGTAACGACGCGTTCGCAGAAGATGTCTTTATCCTGAAAAAAAATATTAGACTAAAAAAACCGATCCCTCTCATTCTGATCCCTACTCACCCAGTGATGGGCCTGGAATGCTCTCCAACAGCTACAGTGTACATGGATGACGACAGGACCGTTCGTTATTATTCTAATGAGTTTCTTTTTCCGGAAATGGTGATCGCTGACGCTAAGATCAGCAGTTTTATGACTTCTGCGGACGTGGCAAAAGTGGGTGTGGGAATTTTAGCCGCTGCTGTAGACAGTATTCTTTCCAAATATTCGAACGAAATTACAAACTCCTCTTCTTTGAGAGCGATAGAGATCATTTATAAAAACTTGGTCCCTGCCATAAGGGATCCTAAGAACTTGCAGTACAAAAATGCGATCTTCGGTGCGAGTCTGCTTGTAGGAATGTCCCATTCTTCCAGTTCATTAGGACTTTGTTATGCACTTTCTTTAGCGGCTTCTAACCTAACGAACCTGGACGTTTTCCAAGCGATGTCAATTCTTCTTCCCCACGTGATGGAGTACAACCTGACCTCCTCCGCAGGTAAATATGTGATGATCGCAAAAGCCCTGGACGAGGACATCACCAATATTTCGGTGATCGAGGCTGCCATCAAAGCGGTAGAAGGTATCCGTAAAATTTATATAGAACTTAAGATCCCGCAAAGGCTTTCTGAATACGAGGTTCGTAAGATTGATCTGCCTGGGATCGCAAGCCTTGCTTCTTCTTTTCCTTTCTTGGATTCTCTTCCTAGGGAACTTCCTAAAAACGAGATCGAAACCATCCTAGTCGCTGCGTTCTAA
- a CDS encoding bactofilin family protein, which produces MSEESIDTIIGEDIQFRGKLRFNNALKIKGQFKGTIETTGSLIVGETGRVEADIETGTLEIEGDLKGNISAASKVSVRKTGKLVGDVRTPDLEIESGAKFSGNCIM; this is translated from the coding sequence ATGAGCGAAGAATCCATAGACACGATTATCGGGGAAGACATCCAATTCCGAGGCAAACTACGTTTCAATAACGCACTCAAGATCAAGGGCCAATTCAAGGGTACCATTGAGACCACTGGATCTTTGATCGTAGGAGAAACTGGAAGAGTCGAGGCCGATATCGAAACAGGAACCTTGGAAATCGAGGGAGATCTAAAAGGAAATATCAGCGCTGCCTCCAAAGTTTCCGTCCGCAAGACAGGAAAATTAGTCGGAGACGTTCGCACTCCGGATCTGGAAATCGAATCGGGAGCAAAATTCAGCGGGAATTGCATCATGTAA
- the recJ gene encoding single-stranded-DNA-specific exonuclease RecJ → MPQHGPDFHNLPNSSIQGLTPLQSHVFGTKFGGVSDPTKILAQNIADLPSPFLLPDMDDSIRILQSAVREKKSILLYGDRDSDGVCSTSLLANFLRGIHPGKLTVKTSSEEDYGLCEPAMKYVREVRPDLLVTLDFGTSNSTEIEELNKEGIQVVVLDHHEIPDRIPSSCKLISPKRGDSLYPTEKICTSVIAWKLITAWLYSTLENYNSLVWIPDGETFFSGSLVKNGIKLFKGDKSEAEKHFAGSFIDWPTASKTQFPEREVFYSQISSSPAIWEQVLKNLDLASIGTITDMMPLVGENRIIVKEGCYTLQKIKTGEFSHRPGLEKLFSQLDLDKKKVLSRDLGWSIGPALNAAGRMQKTEAALGLLLSNSDKEAETLATDLLKLNEERRERTKRNLFRVEGFLKRKRERTERPILFCYEPDFEPGVSGIVATRLVEQYKRPVVFIAPDHGHAKGSVRAYGSENVLNLLKKAETIFHQFGGHKEAGGFSLSIDQIPRLAEILFQEAGSWLESEKVSGLQEDTKSLVSLRPQELRENLYTELGLFEPFGMENPAPLLSVKGAKILSYRPLSDGKHARFKILASSESIQAIIWNKAEEFSQVLREKGELDLWGCLEENTFKGKTSLQFVIQSFE, encoded by the coding sequence ATGCCCCAGCATGGACCAGATTTTCATAACCTACCAAATTCTTCCATACAAGGCTTAACTCCTCTCCAGTCCCATGTGTTCGGGACTAAATTCGGAGGGGTTTCCGATCCTACCAAGATCCTTGCCCAAAATATTGCAGATCTTCCTTCTCCGTTTTTATTACCGGACATGGATGACTCTATCCGCATTCTTCAATCCGCTGTTCGGGAAAAAAAATCCATCTTACTCTATGGAGATAGAGACAGCGACGGAGTTTGTTCTACAAGCCTACTCGCCAATTTTTTAAGAGGGATACATCCAGGGAAGCTCACAGTTAAAACTTCCAGCGAGGAAGATTACGGACTCTGCGAACCTGCGATGAAATATGTAAGAGAGGTCCGACCGGACTTACTCGTGACCCTGGACTTCGGAACAAGCAATAGTACCGAAATAGAAGAATTGAATAAAGAAGGTATACAAGTAGTGGTACTAGACCACCACGAGATCCCGGACAGAATCCCTTCTTCTTGTAAACTGATCTCTCCTAAAAGAGGAGATTCCCTCTATCCAACCGAAAAGATCTGCACTTCCGTAATCGCATGGAAACTTATCACAGCCTGGCTTTATAGTACATTAGAAAATTATAATTCTTTAGTTTGGATCCCAGATGGAGAGACATTTTTTAGCGGCTCGCTCGTCAAAAACGGGATCAAACTTTTCAAAGGGGACAAGTCGGAAGCAGAAAAACATTTTGCCGGTAGTTTCATAGATTGGCCCACCGCTTCCAAAACCCAATTCCCTGAAAGAGAGGTTTTCTATTCTCAGATATCTTCTTCTCCTGCGATCTGGGAACAGGTTTTGAAAAATTTAGATCTAGCTTCTATAGGTACAATCACCGATATGATGCCTCTTGTGGGAGAAAATAGGATCATAGTTAAAGAAGGTTGTTACACTTTACAAAAGATCAAAACGGGAGAATTTTCACATCGTCCAGGTTTGGAAAAACTTTTCTCTCAATTGGATCTAGATAAAAAAAAGGTACTCTCCAGAGATCTGGGCTGGAGTATTGGTCCTGCATTAAATGCCGCTGGAAGAATGCAAAAAACGGAGGCAGCGCTTGGACTTCTTCTTTCCAACTCCGACAAGGAAGCGGAAACACTCGCAACGGACCTTCTCAAATTAAACGAAGAAAGAAGAGAAAGAACCAAAAGAAATTTATTCAGAGTAGAAGGTTTCCTAAAAAGAAAAAGAGAAAGAACGGAAAGACCGATCCTCTTTTGTTACGAACCTGATTTCGAACCTGGAGTTTCAGGGATCGTAGCCACAAGACTCGTGGAACAATACAAAAGACCTGTAGTATTTATTGCACCCGATCATGGACATGCAAAAGGAAGCGTAAGAGCTTACGGCAGCGAGAATGTACTAAACCTTCTAAAAAAAGCGGAGACTATTTTTCACCAATTCGGCGGTCATAAAGAAGCAGGAGGATTTTCACTTTCCATTGATCAGATCCCAAGACTTGCAGAAATTCTTTTCCAAGAAGCAGGAAGCTGGTTGGAATCGGAAAAAGTTTCCGGCCTACAAGAAGACACTAAAAGTTTAGTCAGTCTAAGACCACAAGAGTTAAGAGAAAATTTATATACGGAGCTTGGACTATTCGAACCTTTCGGAATGGAAAATCCTGCTCCGTTACTTTCCGTAAAAGGAGCAAAAATACTTTCTTATCGCCCTTTGTCGGACGGCAAACATGCAAGGTTTAAAATTCTGGCGTCTTCCGAATCCATCCAAGCGATTATCTGGAATAAGGCGGAAGAATTCTCCCAAGTTTTAAGAGAAAAAGGTGAGTTAGATCTTTGGGGATGTTTAGAAGAGAACACTTTCAAAGGAAAGACCAGCCTTCAGTTCGTGATCCAATCCTTCGAATAA
- the pcnB gene encoding polynucleotide adenylyltransferase PcnB, translated as MKFLSNLFKKKIGSVDDILIYPEGRRFYRDSHPIRKTMIDEDAVKIIHRLHKFGYKAYIVGGGVRDLLLGRKPKDFDVVTNATPNQIKKIFNNCRIIGRRFKIVHILFKGKVIEVSTFRSLPEHRFEKPVEDQDYLIKRDNKFGTPQEDAARRDFTINALYYDIRNDSIVDYVGGYEDIQSRQLRVIGNPDISFREDPVRMLRAVKFAVLLGLKIDRGTSKSIKKNVHELEKASSSRMLEEYNKIFRTWRTSLIFQGMAQNSLLEVLFKEAFEKERRKNPDFGDKFLETRVGKRLVIADKLLSEREELTPQIFYALLFSDLSEESLTKKSGGHLVASLKQALEPIFQRLGTPKKDKERLIKVFASQERFTHTEDDKASQNNFFRKKDFFYDAFYVFKINAIADNNDQALQSAFFWEISLRKRPVLPNSIGGGGGGARKEGSGRPNRNRKEREGGGGRFKDRNRKGRQNGEGSKQQPEASSEDSDSNDSD; from the coding sequence ATGAAATTTCTGTCCAATCTCTTCAAGAAAAAAATAGGATCCGTCGACGACATTCTTATTTATCCGGAGGGACGGAGGTTTTATCGGGATTCGCATCCGATCCGCAAGACAATGATCGATGAGGATGCGGTAAAGATTATCCATCGTCTTCATAAATTCGGATACAAGGCCTATATAGTAGGCGGAGGAGTGCGGGATCTTCTTTTGGGACGCAAGCCAAAAGATTTTGACGTGGTCACCAACGCGACTCCGAATCAAATTAAGAAAATCTTTAATAACTGCCGTATCATCGGTCGCAGATTTAAGATCGTTCATATTCTCTTTAAGGGAAAGGTGATCGAGGTTAGTACTTTCCGTTCTCTTCCCGAACATCGTTTCGAAAAACCTGTGGAAGATCAGGATTATCTGATCAAACGCGATAATAAATTCGGAACTCCACAGGAAGACGCAGCCAGAAGAGACTTTACCATCAACGCGTTATACTATGATATTCGTAACGATTCCATCGTGGATTATGTGGGCGGATACGAAGATATTCAAAGCAGACAACTGAGAGTGATCGGTAATCCTGATATTTCTTTCAGAGAAGATCCTGTGAGAATGTTGCGTGCTGTAAAGTTTGCAGTGCTTCTCGGTCTGAAAATAGATCGGGGGACTTCCAAGTCTATTAAGAAGAATGTTCACGAATTAGAGAAGGCTTCTTCTTCTCGTATGTTGGAAGAATATAATAAAATTTTCCGTACCTGGAGAACTTCTCTTATTTTCCAAGGAATGGCACAAAATTCCCTTTTGGAAGTTCTATTCAAAGAAGCATTCGAGAAAGAACGTAGAAAAAATCCGGACTTTGGGGACAAGTTTTTAGAAACCAGAGTCGGAAAACGTTTGGTGATCGCAGACAAATTATTATCCGAAAGAGAGGAACTTACTCCTCAGATCTTTTATGCACTTTTATTTTCAGACCTTTCGGAAGAATCTTTAACTAAGAAGAGTGGGGGGCATTTGGTTGCTTCCTTAAAACAAGCTTTGGAGCCGATTTTCCAGAGATTGGGAACTCCTAAAAAAGATAAGGAAAGACTGATCAAGGTTTTTGCCTCTCAGGAAAGATTCACTCATACTGAGGATGATAAAGCCTCTCAAAACAATTTCTTCCGTAAGAAAGACTTCTTCTACGATGCGTTTTACGTCTTTAAGATCAATGCAATCGCGGATAATAACGATCAGGCTCTACAGTCTGCATTCTTCTGGGAGATCTCTCTTCGAAAAAGACCTGTGCTTCCAAATAGCATTGGTGGTGGCGGCGGCGGTGCCAGGAAAGAAGGCAGCGGACGTCCGAATCGAAACCGTAAAGAAAGGGAAGGCGGCGGTGGCCGATTTAAAGATCGTAACAGAAAGGGCCGCCAAAACGGAGAAGGATCAAAGCAGCAACCGGAAGCTAGTTCTGAAGATTCCGATTCTAACGATTCGGATTGA